The genomic interval CACGAGATCATCGCTGAGCGTTCCCTGCCACGCCGCCCGCAGACCGCACGCTTCGAATTTATCGCGCCGAATGGCCCAGGAGCCGCCCCACACCAAACCGCGTGAATCGGCGCGGTACATCACCGCGGCACAAGCGTTGATCGCATATTGGATGTAGTTAGCCAGCGACGGCCGCGTGGGAACAAACCAGCGATAGCCGGTTGCCGCCGCGGCCTGGCCGTTATCGAGTCGTTGCACAAGGAAACGCAACCAGGCCGAATGCGGGCGCGCGTCGGAATCGACGAACGCCAGGATTTCGACCTCGGACGGTAGATCGACCGTACCGGCCAATAGGTTATGGACCTTCTGTCCCGTGTCGCTCGCCTTTCCAGAGACGAGCAAACGAACCGGCACACGAGTGCTCTCGGTCATCAGGCGGCGGATCGTCTCGCAGGCCGAATCTTCGGCGCTTTCGACAAGAAATACGACCTCGTAGTTCGTGTAATCTTGCTCGAGCAGCGGGCGCAGGTTGTCAGCCAGGCCGACATCGATCCCCTTGCACGGCGCGAGCAGGCGCACGCGCATGTTCATCGGGGTCGTGCGCCCGTTGCGCAGACGACTGCGTGCAAAGCGGCGATGCTCGTAGGTCTGCAGCGTGAGCAACAGGGCCTGTCCGAGCGTGCCGGTCGCCAAGACCAGCCATACAAGCAGCAGTGGACTCATCGAGTCAGAGAACCTTCCGTGGTTTCTAAACGCCGTTTTGCATAAGCGGCGCATCTCGCACTTCCGTGTGCGGTATAGCGCCGATGGCCATCGCCCCCAGGCAGCGGAGCGGCAGGATACTCGTGTTATGGTCGATGGGTCAATTGAACCGCCGGATTACGCTACTGCTAGCGTGGTGTTGACCGCAACTCGCTTGCTAGCGATGCCAGCGGCCTCGTCGCGGTAATCTCGCCGCAACCGGAAAATTTGTCCATCAGCCCAATCGGCTGGCGCATGGGCACAACTTGAGAAGAACAAGGGATCGGGCTGAATAGGGAGCGCTCTCGCGGGATACGCCCGTCTCGGCCTGATTAGTAGTAGCCGATCTCGGGCGTCAGGTGGATGCGGCTGCGGGTGAACGTTCCGCTGCCGCGGCCAATCTCTTTGCCGTTGCTGTCGCAGACCACGCTTTCGGCGACGAAGAAGCTGCGTGCGGCATGTACCACATGACCGCGAGCATGCATCGCTCCGTCGGAAATCGGCCCCGTCAGGTAGGTCGTGAAAGTGACCGTAAGCACGAACACATCCTCGACCAGCGAATTCACGGCAAAGAAGGCCGCATCGTCGAGCGCCTTGAAATAGACCGAGCCGTGGGCTCCGCCACCACTGTGATAAAACCGGCGATCAATGGGTATGACCAGTTCGGCCGCGGCATGCGCGATCGAGAGGCGGGGTGCGTAGAAATCATTCCCCGGCGCTCGCACGTACATCCGCTCGAGCTTGCGAAAGTGTTCTTCGTTCGACATGGCCGTCTTCTCGGTTTTGGTCGCGATCAACGTCGCGGCAGCAGGCAGCAATCGGCCGGACATACATCGTGATTCGGACCGAACGCTCCGACCGCGCGCCGCGGATGGCCGGGTTCAACGCGTTCCAGGACCAATTCGCGAATCATTGCGACAAACTTTGGATGGTCGCCCGCCGTGCCGGCGCGGACCATAATCAGGCCGAGTTCTTCGCTCAATTGCCGAGCTTCGTAATCGA from Pirellulales bacterium carries:
- a CDS encoding glycosyltransferase, whose product is MSPLLLVWLVLATGTLGQALLLTLQTYEHRRFARSRLRNGRTTPMNMRVRLLAPCKGIDVGLADNLRPLLEQDYTNYEVVFLVESAEDSACETIRRLMTESTRVPVRLLVSGKASDTGQKVHNLLAGTVDLPSEVEILAFVDSDARPHSAWLRFLVQRLDNGQAAAATGYRWFVPTRPSLANYIQYAINACAAVMYRADSRGLVWGGSWAIRRDKFEACGLRAAWQGTLSDDLVASRVLRAARMRVEFEPACMLPSPLELSFSQMLEFLRRQYVIGRTYALRTWCIGFAAIVTTAAAFWGGLLAALYGAASDASWTWIPASFCLAWYALNVGRGYMRRATARTYFGDRFVALRGATLFDAWCAPLTGLVNAAMMLSAAVGSHITWRGNSYRIYQGGRIRLLTGPPKLDLPHGVRIDQAQEVFDMFHAQPRQQLKKFL
- a CDS encoding PaaI family thioesterase, which translates into the protein MSGRLLPAAATLIATKTEKTAMSNEEHFRKLERMYVRAPGNDFYAPRLSIAHAAAELVIPIDRRFYHSGGGAHGSVYFKALDDAAFFAVNSLVEDVFVLTVTFTTYLTGPISDGAMHARGHVVHAARSFFVAESVVCDSNGKEIGRGSGTFTRSRIHLTPEIGYY